One window from the genome of Pseudonocardia hierapolitana encodes:
- a CDS encoding isochorismatase family protein, with protein sequence MAQALLVVDVQRGLVSGPDAVPAAPALLTVLDGLLAGAREAGALVVHLQNDGPHGRPDEPHTPGWELARVPRAGEPVLRKTGDDPFAETDLAALLEDHGVTRLAVCGVLSEFCVSAAARGALERGLGVVLPHDAHATVDVPPGPGSPGVPAALASRAAEWALGDEIEVVATAAEVRFTALASLVVRGQPAQRGGFELGLQVVREGLVVAEVAGDRRAEHRAEPGVVGLGGPRLGRAERLLEDRDVPVALPDGLVGVHDRAGGG encoded by the coding sequence ATGGCACAGGCCCTCCTCGTCGTCGACGTGCAGCGCGGTCTCGTGTCGGGCCCGGACGCGGTGCCCGCCGCTCCCGCGCTGCTCACTGTGCTCGACGGGCTGCTCGCGGGGGCCCGGGAGGCCGGTGCGCTGGTCGTCCACCTGCAGAACGACGGCCCACACGGCCGGCCCGATGAGCCGCACACCCCCGGCTGGGAGCTCGCGCGCGTGCCGCGCGCCGGGGAGCCGGTGCTGCGCAAGACGGGGGACGACCCGTTCGCGGAGACGGATCTCGCCGCCCTGCTGGAAGACCACGGCGTGACCCGGCTGGCGGTGTGCGGGGTGCTGTCGGAGTTCTGCGTGAGCGCGGCTGCCAGGGGCGCCCTCGAACGCGGGCTCGGCGTGGTTCTGCCGCACGACGCCCACGCCACGGTCGACGTCCCGCCCGGCCCCGGGAGCCCCGGCGTCCCGGCGGCACTCGCCTCCCGCGCGGCCGAGTGGGCGCTGGGCGACGAGATCGAGGTCGTGGCGACCGCGGCCGAGGTTCGATTCACCGCGTTGGCGTCACTCGTCGTCCGCGGTCAGCCTGCCCAGCGCGGCGGCTTCGAGCTGGGCCTGCAGGTCGTCCGCGAGGGGCTTGTCGTGGCGGAGGTAGCCGGTGACCGCCGCGCGGAACACCGCGCTGAACCGGGCGTAGTGGGGCTGGGTGGGCCGCGTCTCGGCCGTGCCGAGCGCCTCCTCGAGGATCGCGACGTACCGGTAGCGCTCCCGGACGGCCTGGTCGGAGTACACGACCGCGCGGGTGGCGGGTAG
- a CDS encoding vWA domain-containing protein translates to MADAGGSGSGAGPSRREPTLGERVAGFAIAVLGIVLVAITPNPPVTLLHWVQVVGGASLSASLVAFGSWGIFQRLPSLPSILGWLRSGFYPIVASIGLTAVLAIGVPPAWDLVHGLSVQFLGCSPATQLRVVASPETVTTARRLASAYERWTAGEDHGCPAADVYVYAGTSEEIRARVGSDDGWSDESGALRDVGPRPDVWLAATSHEVTALGDAVAESTPIAVSPVVLAIPASIDPGRDRSGPWLELFAGLTDRGIGVVRADPRTTELGLLATALLYGQAGQDGRDGPPRLAPAEVERRIAQSLDAGGFPLTDTLGLLCRHRTLGSQAAVVASEQQVVRFNLGEPLGESCLSPAEQPQRLVALYPSDSRSLDHQFVRLSWSEPPQREAAARFGEWLRTDPGRDAIVATGMRPVGPYSVGAALTTGGIDPGALPAVDPIPPEMWDATSAAYAAAQRRGRVIFALDTSGSMAAAGPEGPRSLVAAGAVSAALQRMGPRDQFGIWLFPDAAGTGPLEALPVGPSDPARIAAAHQLLSGLQPAGNTPFFRTVIDAAATLEPDDPDQVDAVVVLTDGEDTSSGVGADAVTAALAGSGVRVVVVTIGEIRCSDPGLAVITTATAGECVDADPANLDTTLGTATAGLWGGR, encoded by the coding sequence GTGGCCGACGCCGGGGGATCCGGTTCCGGGGCCGGTCCGTCCCGCCGCGAGCCGACCCTCGGCGAGCGGGTCGCGGGGTTCGCGATCGCGGTCCTCGGCATCGTCCTGGTGGCGATCACGCCCAACCCGCCGGTGACGCTCCTGCACTGGGTCCAGGTCGTCGGTGGGGCCTCGCTCTCGGCGTCACTCGTGGCGTTCGGCAGCTGGGGGATCTTCCAACGGCTGCCGTCGTTGCCGAGCATCCTGGGATGGCTGCGCAGCGGCTTCTACCCGATCGTCGCCTCGATCGGGCTGACCGCGGTGCTCGCCATCGGCGTGCCGCCGGCCTGGGACCTGGTGCACGGCCTCTCCGTGCAGTTCCTCGGGTGCTCGCCCGCCACGCAGCTGCGGGTGGTGGCGAGCCCGGAGACCGTCACCACGGCGCGCCGGCTGGCGAGCGCGTACGAGCGGTGGACGGCCGGCGAGGACCACGGCTGCCCCGCCGCCGACGTCTACGTGTACGCGGGCACGTCCGAGGAGATCCGCGCCCGGGTGGGCTCGGACGACGGGTGGTCGGACGAGTCCGGCGCGCTGCGGGACGTCGGGCCGCGGCCCGACGTCTGGCTGGCGGCGACGAGCCACGAGGTCACCGCCCTGGGCGACGCGGTCGCGGAGAGCACGCCGATCGCCGTGTCGCCCGTCGTGCTGGCGATACCGGCGTCGATCGACCCGGGCCGGGACCGGAGTGGTCCCTGGCTGGAGCTGTTCGCCGGCCTCACCGATCGGGGTATCGGCGTCGTGCGGGCCGATCCGCGCACCACCGAGCTCGGGCTCCTCGCCACCGCGCTGCTCTACGGGCAGGCCGGCCAGGACGGGCGCGACGGCCCGCCGCGGCTCGCGCCGGCCGAGGTCGAGCGGCGCATCGCCCAGTCGCTGGACGCGGGCGGCTTCCCCCTCACCGACACGCTCGGGCTGCTGTGCCGGCACCGCACGCTCGGGTCCCAGGCCGCGGTCGTCGCGTCCGAGCAGCAGGTCGTGCGGTTCAACCTGGGGGAGCCGCTCGGCGAGTCGTGCCTGTCGCCCGCGGAGCAGCCGCAGCGGCTCGTCGCGCTGTACCCGTCGGACAGCCGCAGCCTGGATCACCAGTTCGTCCGCCTGTCCTGGAGCGAGCCGCCGCAGCGGGAGGCGGCCGCCCGGTTCGGGGAGTGGCTGCGCACCGACCCCGGCCGGGACGCGATCGTCGCCACCGGCATGCGGCCCGTGGGCCCGTACTCCGTGGGGGCGGCGCTCACCACCGGCGGCATCGATCCCGGGGCACTCCCGGCGGTGGACCCGATCCCGCCGGAGATGTGGGACGCCACCAGCGCGGCCTACGCCGCCGCGCAGCGGCGCGGTCGCGTGATCTTCGCGCTGGACACGTCCGGGTCCATGGCGGCCGCCGGGCCGGAAGGGCCGAGGTCGCTCGTCGCGGCGGGTGCGGTCTCCGCCGCGCTGCAGCGGATGGGACCGCGCGACCAGTTCGGTATCTGGTTGTTCCCCGATGCGGCGGGCACCGGCCCCCTCGAGGCGCTGCCGGTCGGCCCGTCCGACCCGGCGCGGATCGCGGCCGCGCACCAGCTGCTCTCCGGTCTGCAGCCGGCGGGGAACACGCCGTTCTTCCGCACCGTCATCGACGCGGCCGCCACCCTCGAACCCGACGACCCGGACCAGGTCGACGCCGTCGTGGTCCTGACCGACGGGGAGGACACCAGCAGCGGTGTCGGCGCCGACGCCGTCACCGCAGCGCTGGCGGGCAGCGGGGTGCGGGTCGTCGTCGTCACAATCGGCGAGATCCGCTGCTCCGACCCCGGCCTCGCGGTGATCACCACGGCCACCGCCGGGGAGTGCGTCGACGCCGACCCGGCGAACCTCGACACCACGCTGGGCACCGCCACGGCGGGGCTCTGGGGAGGTCGTTGA